A single region of the Gilliamella apis genome encodes:
- the mprF gene encoding bifunctional lysylphosphatidylglycerol flippase/synthetase MprF yields MKISARKVLPWQLIECFTRYRQFIALLFGLTIFCIALVVCWHLLQSINLSDLQSALHKLPYHAILLACLSAIASYIMLMGYEWSAARYAGVDLKPSTIATGAICASAIGNAVGLSALSGGAIRCRLYFKYGLTTIDVARMSIFVSLSLGLTLPLIATIAALIHIQNTMLALHISVITIELIASAVLIIYAGVLLFLHAHRLAEKPNKDTWLYQIFHWQIRLPNWQLASGQFLITLIDAILAGAILYFLLPNQPNFITFIMIYILALVAGILSHVPGGVGIFEAVILAAFSSQIDTASLTVALVIYRLIYIILPLIPAGILLLINEGKHLLTAPQVKETDTGIAATIMATTVFFAGAVMMFSSVTPGFNHDFVSTFFPKKIVNFAHLTASLIGILCLLMAVGLRRRLYSAWGVSVILLILGSICSLLRGLHWIEAATLLVIAILLINFRHAFYRKSRLSILPFSLKSFVVSFGLIALFVWLILFIYQDIPYSHDLWWQFELDSRVPRALRAALGSFILLSSVMLFWSFKPALPILTIPTEEELSEAYQIMLNSKQPEGGLAMSGDKSLLFNQSHTAFIMYARRGRSMVALYDPIGNDSAARADLIWAFRDLCDQHHLRPVFYQVKANNLPFYMDIGLRIVKLGEEALVNLKEFDLTSKGYKDLRYTWNRGLRDGLSLRFYPPGTAPIDELKAVSDSWLKNKHTKEKKFSLGAFSKSYLDNFTVAAIEYQGKIIAFVNLLETKQNYSASIDLMRVLQDIPKSTMEFLMVGLILHYKEKGYQYFSLGMVPLAGMQRRRGAPMIQRLGALVFRRGGRFYNFQGLRQFKEKFATHWQPRYMAVPAGLDPLVALIDTTMLISGGKTTLTNQKN; encoded by the coding sequence GTGAAAATATCAGCACGCAAAGTTTTGCCTTGGCAACTTATAGAATGTTTCACTCGATATCGTCAATTTATCGCTCTACTATTTGGACTCACTATTTTTTGTATCGCACTGGTTGTGTGTTGGCATTTATTACAATCAATTAACCTTAGCGATTTACAATCAGCTCTGCATAAACTGCCTTACCATGCAATTTTACTAGCATGTCTATCGGCGATAGCGAGTTATATTATGTTGATGGGTTATGAATGGTCAGCCGCACGATATGCAGGCGTTGATTTAAAACCATCGACAATAGCTACTGGTGCAATTTGTGCCTCCGCCATTGGTAATGCAGTCGGGTTATCCGCCCTATCCGGCGGTGCAATTCGTTGTCGGCTCTACTTTAAATATGGATTAACCACCATAGATGTTGCTCGCATGTCGATTTTTGTTAGCCTTTCGTTAGGCCTTACATTACCTTTAATTGCCACAATTGCTGCATTAATACATATACAAAATACCATGCTAGCGCTACATATCTCGGTAATCACTATTGAATTAATCGCTAGTGCAGTATTGATCATTTATGCTGGTGTATTGTTATTTTTACATGCGCACCGATTAGCAGAAAAACCCAATAAAGATACTTGGCTATATCAAATTTTCCATTGGCAGATCCGTTTACCTAACTGGCAATTAGCCAGTGGACAATTTTTAATTACCTTAATCGATGCCATTTTAGCCGGTGCTATTCTCTATTTTTTACTCCCGAATCAACCAAACTTTATTACCTTTATTATGATTTATATCTTGGCATTAGTTGCTGGGATACTTAGTCATGTTCCTGGTGGAGTTGGCATATTTGAAGCGGTTATATTAGCGGCATTTTCATCACAAATTGATACTGCATCATTAACGGTTGCTTTGGTCATTTACCGTCTAATTTATATCATATTACCATTGATTCCTGCCGGAATTTTACTGCTAATTAACGAAGGAAAACACTTGTTAACCGCGCCACAAGTTAAGGAAACCGATACCGGTATTGCGGCAACGATTATGGCCACCACGGTATTTTTTGCCGGAGCAGTCATGATGTTTTCAAGTGTTACACCTGGCTTTAATCATGATTTCGTCAGCACTTTTTTTCCGAAAAAAATTGTCAATTTTGCTCATTTAACCGCAAGTTTAATCGGAATTTTATGCCTACTAATGGCGGTAGGATTACGTCGCAGACTTTATTCGGCATGGGGAGTATCGGTTATTTTGTTGATATTAGGCAGTATCTGCTCGTTGCTAAGAGGTTTACACTGGATCGAAGCAGCGACATTATTAGTAATAGCCATACTATTAATCAATTTTAGACATGCTTTTTATCGTAAAAGCCGATTAAGTATTTTACCTTTCTCACTAAAATCCTTTGTAGTCAGTTTTGGTTTAATTGCCTTATTTGTTTGGCTAATCTTATTTATTTATCAAGATATTCCTTACAGCCATGATTTATGGTGGCAATTTGAGTTAGATAGCCGAGTTCCCCGAGCATTACGTGCAGCATTAGGTAGTTTTATCTTATTGAGTAGCGTAATGTTATTTTGGTCATTTAAACCAGCATTACCTATCTTAACGATTCCTACTGAAGAGGAATTAAGTGAAGCCTATCAAATCATGCTTAACTCAAAACAACCTGAAGGCGGATTAGCGATGAGTGGTGATAAGTCACTGCTCTTCAATCAATCACATACTGCTTTCATTATGTATGCAAGGCGAGGAAGAAGCATGGTTGCGCTATATGATCCTATTGGCAATGATAGCGCTGCTCGGGCTGATTTAATCTGGGCATTTAGAGATCTTTGTGATCAACACCATTTACGTCCGGTTTTCTACCAAGTTAAAGCAAACAATTTACCATTTTATATGGATATTGGTCTTCGAATTGTCAAACTTGGTGAAGAAGCCTTAGTTAATTTAAAAGAGTTTGATTTAACCTCTAAGGGATATAAAGATCTTCGATATACTTGGAACCGTGGGCTACGGGATGGGCTTAGTTTAAGATTTTATCCACCGGGTACTGCACCAATTGATGAATTGAAAGCCGTCTCCGATTCATGGTTAAAAAATAAACATACCAAAGAGAAAAAATTCTCATTAGGGGCTTTTTCTAAATCCTATTTAGATAATTTCACGGTTGCCGCAATTGAATATCAGGGGAAAATTATTGCTTTTGTGAATTTATTAGAAACCAAGCAAAACTATAGTGCTAGTATTGATCTAATGCGAGTTTTACAAGATATTCCAAAATCGACCATGGAGTTTTTAATGGTTGGTTTAATTTTACATTATAAAGAAAAAGGTTATCAGTATTTTAGTTTGGGAATGGTACCACTTGCCGGCATGCAAAGAAGACGTGGTGCACCAATGATCCAACGTTTAGGCGCATTAGTCTTTCGCCGAGGTGGCCGATTTTATAACTTCCAAGGCCTACGCCAGTTTAAAGAAAAATTTGCAACGCATTGGCAACCCCGTTATATGGCGGTTCCTGCCGGACTCGACCCCTTAGTTGCTTTAATTGATACTACCATGTTAATTTCAGGTGGCAAAACAACATTAACTAACCAGAAGAACTAA
- a CDS encoding COG2958 family protein, producing MSLNLRKTIFNLLKQQPQKQFTARQLAQLIFIHNPQACAEKKQASERLMTDDDVIAQIAAEIGAQRPLLQKKHPEIKTTEGRPKKYYFSQKSDEAEVLDAEYLSTKKLPTQAQTEKNGHSEHSLYPLLSKYLYDELNVYSKRIDEKTSSNRMGKNGNIWLHPDIVGLEDLSSDWDSLVKDCVKLYADQQSKLWSFEVKILLNMSNVRESFFQAVSNSSWANFGYLVASQITGSDTLKELRVLCAAHGIGVIKLDVDNPSESQILIPAQEKTIIDWDSCSRLARENKDFNNYIKLVKQFYQTGEIKVFDWDYTNT from the coding sequence ATGTCATTAAATCTCAGGAAGACAATATTTAATCTCCTTAAACAGCAACCGCAAAAACAGTTTACCGCTAGACAATTGGCTCAGTTGATATTTATACATAATCCGCAAGCCTGTGCTGAAAAAAAACAAGCTAGTGAGCGTTTAATGACTGATGATGATGTTATTGCCCAAATTGCAGCTGAAATTGGTGCCCAGCGACCACTTTTACAAAAAAAACATCCAGAAATAAAAACCACAGAGGGGCGTCCTAAAAAGTATTACTTTTCGCAAAAATCTGATGAAGCAGAAGTACTAGACGCCGAGTATTTATCTACAAAGAAACTGCCCACACAAGCCCAAACAGAGAAGAATGGTCATAGTGAACACTCTCTCTATCCATTATTAAGTAAATATCTTTATGATGAACTTAATGTGTACTCTAAACGTATTGATGAAAAAACATCATCAAATAGAATGGGTAAAAATGGCAATATATGGCTACATCCTGATATTGTTGGCTTAGAAGATCTCAGCTCCGATTGGGATAGCTTAGTCAAAGATTGCGTTAAACTCTATGCCGATCAACAAAGTAAACTATGGTCATTTGAAGTTAAAATATTACTTAATATGTCAAATGTTAGAGAATCATTTTTTCAAGCTGTATCTAATTCTTCATGGGCTAATTTTGGTTATTTGGTGGCTTCACAAATTACTGGTAGTGATACATTAAAAGAACTCAGAGTATTGTGCGCAGCACACGGTATTGGCGTTATTAAATTAGATGTAGATAATCCATCAGAAAGTCAAATTCTAATTCCTGCTCAAGAAAAAACTATTATTGATTGGGACTCTTGCAGTCGTCTTGCTAGAGAAAATAAAGATTTTAATAATTATATTAAGTTAGTTAAGCAGTTTTATCAAACTGGTGAAATAAAAGTTTTTGATTGGGATTATACTAATACTTAA
- a CDS encoding pyridoxamine 5'-phosphate oxidase family protein gives MRRKDKEITNLDEVINILEHTDVIRLAMNNGDFPYIVPVNFCYELTTNNQLIFYIHGAKVGTKVELLRQNPLLSFELDTGHQLITNEKACKYSFDYASVIGNGCATFIEEPTAKIATLQVMMNKFAPNKTFSFTESDVRPISVIKIEVKAYTAKKH, from the coding sequence ATGAGACGCAAAGATAAAGAAATAACTAATCTTGATGAAGTGATCAATATTTTAGAACATACTGATGTTATTCGTTTAGCGATGAATAATGGCGATTTTCCCTATATTGTTCCTGTCAATTTTTGTTATGAACTAACAACAAATAATCAACTTATTTTTTATATTCATGGCGCAAAAGTGGGTACTAAAGTTGAACTACTCAGACAAAATCCTTTACTTAGCTTTGAGCTAGATACAGGGCACCAGTTAATTACTAATGAAAAAGCCTGCAAATATTCCTTTGATTATGCCAGTGTTATTGGCAATGGATGTGCAACCTTTATTGAAGAACCCACCGCAAAAATAGCGACGTTACAAGTAATGATGAATAAATTTGCTCCTAATAAAACATTCTCTTTTACCGAAAGCGATGTTAGACCAATTAGCGTCATAAAAATTGAAGTAAAAGCTTATACAGCTAAAAAACATTAA
- a CDS encoding carbonic anhydrase: MKHNVVIAVLMATSLSCAASGHSSHWGYEGQEKPENWGKLSPEYSTCENGKNQSPINIDHALKTEHENLKFSFKPSKQEIINNGHTIQVNVTGDNQLILDEQTFTLQQFHFHSPSENTIKGKSYPMEAHFVYKNKAGALTVVALMFNNGEANSEIAKAWQQMPEEVDNKAILDKTVDINTLFPKTLDYYRFSGSLTTPPCTEGVRWIVLEQPVTASEQQIEKFHSIMHHNNNRPVQPLNGRVIVD, from the coding sequence ATGAAACATAACGTAGTAATTGCAGTATTAATGGCAACTAGCTTATCTTGTGCCGCTTCAGGACATTCATCTCATTGGGGATATGAAGGTCAAGAAAAACCAGAAAACTGGGGTAAATTATCACCAGAGTATTCTACCTGTGAGAATGGTAAAAATCAGTCACCGATCAATATTGATCATGCATTAAAAACAGAGCATGAAAACTTAAAGTTCTCATTTAAACCTAGTAAACAGGAAATTATTAATAACGGACACACTATTCAGGTTAATGTTACTGGGGATAATCAGTTAATATTAGATGAGCAAACCTTTACGTTACAACAATTCCATTTTCATAGTCCAAGTGAAAATACTATTAAAGGTAAAAGTTATCCAATGGAAGCCCACTTTGTTTACAAAAATAAAGCTGGTGCGCTTACTGTCGTTGCATTAATGTTTAATAATGGTGAAGCGAATTCTGAAATTGCAAAAGCTTGGCAGCAAATGCCTGAAGAAGTGGATAACAAAGCAATTTTAGACAAAACTGTTGATATCAATACATTATTTCCTAAAACACTCGATTATTATCGCTTTAGTGGATCATTAACAACACCACCGTGTACTGAAGGTGTAAGATGGATTGTGTTAGAACAACCTGTGACAGCCTCAGAACAACAAATTGAAAAATTCCACTCAATCATGCATCACAACAACAACCGCCCAGTACAGCCATTAAATGGAAGAGTTATTGTTGATTAA
- a CDS encoding 2-hydroxyacid dehydrogenase, producing MKKNVVLFSKIPADQQERLAQAFNLTLFQGDPKTDISEFIQILANADGMIGSNIPTRIDDSFLQQTPKLKAAATISVGFDNYDLLALKKHGVRLMNTPKVLTESTADLIFTLLMATARRTVELSNLIHNGGWNKSITPEYFGTDIYGKTIGILGMGRIGQAIAKRAHCGFDMNIIYYNRSANTHVEQAYHAKRLELDDVLKQADFVVIILPLTDQTKRLITKQKLALMKSSAILINGARGAIIDEQALYEALKNKTIKAAGLDVFEVEPLAKDSPLLKLDNVLLSPHVGSATTETRYAMAKCAVDNIISALKPEQPTENWVNPEVG from the coding sequence ATGAAAAAGAATGTTGTTTTATTTAGTAAAATTCCAGCTGATCAGCAAGAAAGACTAGCGCAAGCTTTCAATCTAACACTATTTCAAGGTGATCCCAAAACCGATATTAGTGAATTTATCCAAATATTAGCCAATGCTGACGGTATGATTGGATCTAATATTCCAACTCGAATTGATGATAGTTTTTTGCAACAAACGCCTAAATTAAAAGCGGCGGCGACAATTTCAGTCGGTTTTGATAATTATGATTTGCTTGCTTTGAAAAAACATGGCGTCCGATTAATGAATACTCCGAAAGTTCTCACTGAAAGTACCGCTGATCTCATTTTTACCCTACTCATGGCTACCGCTCGTCGAACCGTTGAATTATCTAATCTTATTCATAATGGAGGTTGGAATAAAAGCATCACACCTGAATACTTTGGTACAGATATTTATGGTAAAACCATTGGTATTTTAGGCATGGGCCGTATTGGTCAAGCCATAGCTAAACGAGCACATTGTGGTTTTGATATGAACATCATATATTATAATCGTTCAGCCAATACCCATGTTGAACAAGCCTATCATGCTAAACGTCTTGAACTAGATGATGTCCTTAAACAAGCTGACTTTGTTGTTATCATTTTACCGCTAACCGATCAAACAAAACGACTTATTACTAAACAAAAATTAGCGTTAATGAAATCATCAGCTATCCTTATCAATGGCGCTCGAGGTGCGATAATTGATGAACAAGCGCTCTATGAAGCATTAAAAAACAAAACAATTAAGGCTGCTGGCTTAGACGTTTTTGAAGTTGAACCATTAGCCAAAGATTCGCCATTATTAAAACTTGATAATGTTTTATTATCACCACATGTCGGTTCAGCAACCACTGAAACTCGGTATGCCATGGCCAAATGCGCTGTTGATAACATTATTTCTGCGTTAAAACCAGAACAACCAACTGAAAATTGGGTTAATCCAGAAGTCGGGTAA
- a CDS encoding DMT family transporter has protein sequence MTVFIWGITYIATKVLLTDFKPIEILFFRFTLGYITLWLLAPRFFAWQGIKQELMFLGAGFCGVTCYFLCENIALTYTTASNVGVITTLAPVFTAILAIFFLKAEKPAKVFYIGCLFGMIGIALISFNGQFVLSVNPLGDLLAVFACLFWACYSILTKKSSNYGYNIILLTRRFFFYGLMFMLPALYLFGFEWNFSRFEQPINLMNILFLGVGASAICFASWNYAVKLVGAVKISIYIYLVPILTIINAVLILDEPFTWIAAIGTLFTLGGVFLSEGKIKLKKH, from the coding sequence ATGACAGTGTTTATTTGGGGAATCACTTATATTGCCACCAAAGTTTTACTGACAGATTTTAAACCTATTGAAATTCTCTTTTTCCGATTTACCTTAGGCTATATCACGCTTTGGTTATTAGCCCCTCGCTTTTTCGCCTGGCAGGGGATTAAACAAGAGTTGATGTTCCTTGGCGCTGGATTTTGTGGTGTCACTTGTTATTTTCTTTGTGAAAATATTGCTTTAACCTATACTACCGCATCAAATGTTGGTGTGATCACCACACTAGCTCCAGTCTTTACTGCTATATTGGCCATCTTCTTCCTTAAGGCTGAAAAACCAGCGAAAGTATTTTATATTGGCTGTCTATTCGGCATGATAGGTATAGCCTTAATTAGCTTCAATGGTCAGTTTGTATTATCGGTTAATCCGCTTGGTGATTTACTGGCGGTGTTTGCTTGCCTATTTTGGGCGTGTTATTCAATTTTAACTAAAAAAAGTAGTAACTATGGTTACAATATTATTTTATTGACGCGAAGATTCTTTTTTTACGGTCTAATGTTTATGTTACCCGCACTGTATTTATTTGGTTTTGAATGGAATTTTTCTCGATTTGAGCAACCAATAAACTTAATGAATATCTTATTTTTAGGCGTCGGAGCTTCAGCTATCTGCTTTGCTTCTTGGAACTATGCTGTAAAATTAGTGGGGGCGGTCAAAATTAGCATCTATATCTATTTAGTGCCAATTTTGACAATTATTAATGCAGTATTAATTTTAGATGAACCTTTTACATGGATTGCGGCAATAGGTACCTTATTTACACTTGGTGGCGTATTCTTATCAGAAGGTAAAATCAAACTTAAAAAGCATTAA
- a CDS encoding LOG family protein, with the protein MKKNICVFCGASEGNRPEYRMAAEQLGMTIAKHNRRLIYGGGNKGLMGVIANAVLAHGGEVIGIIPERLVKAETAHHGITRLEVVENMHQRKARLTELADGFIAMPGGTGTLEELFEVWTGMQIGYHEKPVALLNSQFWQPMLNFLEHAVQEGFIRDSFYRTLIVADVADEMLEKMDNFIPKDLQRWVKK; encoded by the coding sequence ATGAAAAAAAATATTTGTGTGTTTTGTGGCGCAAGTGAAGGTAATCGTCCAGAATATCGTATGGCAGCAGAGCAATTAGGTATGACCATTGCCAAACATAATAGACGATTAATCTATGGTGGAGGCAATAAAGGACTAATGGGTGTTATTGCTAATGCCGTTCTCGCTCATGGTGGTGAAGTTATTGGCATTATTCCTGAGCGGTTAGTTAAAGCTGAAACTGCACACCATGGTATTACGCGTTTGGAAGTTGTTGAAAATATGCATCAACGCAAAGCAAGATTAACTGAGCTAGCTGATGGTTTTATTGCTATGCCTGGAGGCACAGGAACATTAGAAGAGCTGTTTGAGGTATGGACTGGCATGCAAATTGGTTATCATGAAAAACCAGTTGCCTTATTAAATAGCCAATTTTGGCAACCTATGCTCAATTTTTTAGAACACGCAGTACAAGAAGGCTTTATACGAGACAGTTTTTATCGGACATTGATCGTAGCAGATGTTGCTGATGAAATGTTAGAAAAGATGGATAATTTTATCCCAAAAGATTTACAGCGTTGGGTAAAAAAATAG
- a CDS encoding virulence factor family protein has translation MKKIILYVLLFIILVFITFCIAKGWYSYKNQRTASVNTFTINQNFTILSASPRQSAEASAIIVATQDNHFTANQLLTLSESMGAKLVQFELQPQGSCAEQQTRFEQAKKILNEDKFTVAGMQEGAAFAYRWLSKQQDDDAKALSIEFTLDHKDCDAPLPAQASHGTWQVIWNNPPDEQVAIFPRQQKQIKVTTSIGEYQASPTELLSLHLSSILFGEHEPLPVIELPAKGNPQHPNSVTFYYSGDGGWRDLDKVSAEYMAAHGYSVVGVDALKLFWQHRSVERSAKDLTYLMQEYRDKWGVNKFVLAGYSFGGDILPALYNRLSKADQQSVQALIMIAFSKDANFEIEVSGWLGQSGDEMKTAPEVAQIPEKKLFCIYGAEEKDDSGCLQPEMKGEAFQLPGGHHFDENYPHLGQIIMQAIDKRMQ, from the coding sequence ATGAAAAAAATCATACTTTATGTTTTATTATTCATTATTTTAGTATTCATTACATTTTGTATTGCTAAAGGTTGGTACAGTTATAAAAACCAACGAACTGCTTCGGTTAATACTTTTACAATTAATCAAAACTTTACTATCTTATCTGCTAGCCCTAGACAGTCAGCAGAAGCTTCAGCAATAATTGTTGCGACACAAGATAATCACTTTACCGCTAATCAATTATTAACCTTATCTGAATCAATGGGTGCTAAATTGGTGCAATTTGAATTACAACCACAAGGAAGTTGTGCCGAACAACAAACACGCTTTGAACAAGCGAAGAAGATCTTAAATGAGGATAAATTTACTGTTGCCGGCATGCAAGAAGGTGCAGCTTTCGCTTATCGTTGGTTAAGCAAACAACAAGATGATGATGCTAAAGCTTTATCCATTGAGTTTACTTTAGATCATAAAGATTGCGACGCACCTTTACCTGCACAGGCCAGCCATGGAACATGGCAGGTTATTTGGAACAATCCACCTGATGAACAAGTGGCTATTTTCCCTCGCCAACAAAAACAGATTAAAGTAACCACCTCAATTGGTGAGTATCAAGCGTCACCAACCGAACTATTAAGTTTACATTTATCATCTATTTTATTTGGTGAACATGAACCATTACCTGTGATTGAATTGCCAGCTAAAGGTAATCCACAACATCCGAATAGTGTTACCTTTTATTATTCAGGTGATGGTGGTTGGCGAGATTTAGATAAAGTTTCAGCAGAATATATGGCTGCACATGGTTACTCGGTGGTTGGTGTCGATGCATTAAAACTTTTTTGGCAACATCGCTCGGTTGAACGTAGTGCTAAAGATCTTACTTATTTAATGCAGGAATACCGTGATAAATGGGGGGTGAATAAATTTGTACTAGCGGGTTATTCTTTTGGGGGTGACATCTTACCAGCACTATATAATCGCTTATCCAAAGCAGATCAACAAAGCGTTCAAGCATTGATTATGATTGCTTTTTCTAAAGATGCTAATTTTGAAATAGAAGTTAGTGGTTGGCTGGGGCAATCTGGTGATGAAATGAAAACAGCACCAGAGGTTGCGCAGATTCCGGAAAAGAAATTATTCTGTATCTATGGTGCAGAAGAGAAAGACGATAGCGGTTGCCTACAACCAGAGATGAAAGGCGAAGCATTTCAACTACCGGGTGGGCATCATTTTGATGAAAATTATCCGCACTTAGGGCAAATTATTATGCAAGCTATCGACAAACGTATGCAATAA